One genomic window of Thalassolituus hydrocarboniclasticus includes the following:
- the ubiG gene encoding bifunctional 2-polyprenyl-6-hydroxyphenol methylase/3-demethylubiquinol 3-O-methyltransferase UbiG, which translates to MEQTQNVDRAEIAKFEALASRWWDLESEFKPLHDINPLRTNYIDRYAPLAGKTVLDVGCGGGILSEGMASRGAVVTGIDMGEANLNTAKLHALESGVKVSYQCIPVEELAAQQPESFDVVTCLEMLEHVPDPESIIRACYQLVKPGGQVFFSTINRNPKAYAFAILGAEYLMRLLPAGTHDYHKFIKPSELTRWCRNVGLEVQHMTGMVYNPLTKIYKLKDNDVSVNYLMATRKPDSAV; encoded by the coding sequence ATGGAACAGACACAGAACGTTGATCGCGCCGAAATCGCCAAATTCGAAGCCCTCGCCTCGCGCTGGTGGGATCTGGAAAGCGAATTCAAACCGCTGCACGACATCAACCCGCTGCGCACCAATTACATCGACCGCTATGCGCCACTGGCCGGCAAAACCGTGCTCGACGTTGGCTGTGGCGGCGGCATTCTGAGCGAAGGCATGGCCAGCCGCGGCGCCGTGGTGACCGGTATTGATATGGGCGAAGCCAACCTCAACACCGCCAAACTGCACGCGCTGGAATCCGGCGTAAAGGTCAGTTATCAGTGCATTCCGGTGGAAGAGCTGGCGGCACAGCAACCGGAAAGCTTTGACGTAGTCACCTGCCTGGAAATGCTGGAACACGTACCGGACCCGGAATCCATTATCCGCGCCTGCTATCAGCTGGTAAAACCGGGCGGTCAGGTGTTTTTCTCCACCATTAACCGCAATCCGAAAGCCTATGCCTTTGCCATTCTTGGCGCTGAATATCTGATGCGCCTGCTGCCGGCCGGCACCCACGATTACCACAAATTCATCAAACCCAGCGAACTGACCCGCTGGTGCCGTAACGTGGGTCTGGAAGTGCAGCATATGACCGGCATGGTCTATAACCCGCTGACCAAAATCTACAAACTGAAAGACAACGACGTCAGCGTGAATTACCTGATGGCAACGCGTAAACCGGACAGCGCGGTATGA
- a CDS encoding HAD-IA family hydrolase, with product MSLSRPKAILFDLDGTLVDTAPDFYDVVNGLRKELGKPLLADETIREQVSNGGAALTRLTFDHPDHAGRDLASAAQEFLDQRQQILDRYLQNIGLLSGYFPGFAEVITTLEQQDIRWGIVTNKPRLYTEALLAKLAITGDVVVCPDDVTKSKPHPEPLLKAAADLGLQATDCWYVGDHIRDIDAARAAGMLSIAATFGYIEAGDHPDNWQADRLIHQPLDLLSLLQASHG from the coding sequence ATGAGCCTGAGCCGCCCCAAGGCCATCCTGTTTGATCTGGATGGCACGCTGGTCGATACCGCGCCGGATTTTTATGACGTGGTGAACGGCCTGCGCAAAGAGCTGGGTAAACCGCTGCTGGCCGATGAAACCATCCGCGAGCAGGTATCCAACGGTGGCGCCGCACTGACCCGTCTGACCTTTGATCACCCGGACCATGCCGGGCGTGATCTGGCCAGCGCAGCGCAGGAATTTCTCGACCAGCGGCAGCAGATTCTCGACCGTTATCTGCAGAACATCGGCCTGTTAAGTGGTTATTTTCCAGGCTTCGCGGAGGTGATTACCACCCTCGAACAGCAGGATATCCGCTGGGGAATTGTGACCAATAAGCCACGGCTGTATACCGAAGCCCTGCTGGCGAAACTCGCCATTACAGGTGATGTGGTGGTGTGCCCGGATGATGTCACAAAATCCAAACCCCACCCCGAGCCATTATTAAAAGCCGCCGCCGATCTTGGTTTGCAGGCCACTGATTGCTGGTATGTCGGCGACCATATCCGCGATATCGACGCCGCCCGCGCCGCCGGCATGCTCAGTATTGCCGCCACCTTCGGTTATATCGAAGCCGGTGATCATCCTGACAACTGGCAGGCCGACCGGCTGATTCATCAGCCGCTGGATCTGCTGAGCTTATTGCAGGCCAGCCACGGATAA